A window from Citrus sinensis cultivar Valencia sweet orange chromosome 5, DVS_A1.0, whole genome shotgun sequence encodes these proteins:
- the LOC102614701 gene encoding V-type proton ATPase subunit F produces MAGRAQIATKSSALIAMIADEDTVTGFLLAGVGNVDLRRKTNYLIVDSKTTVKAIEDAFKEFTTKEDIAIVLISQYVANMIRFLVDSYNKPIPAILEIPSKDHPYDPAHDSVLSRVKNLFSAESVASGRR; encoded by the exons atggctGGCAGAGCTCAAATCGCTACCAAGAGTTCGGCCCTTATTGCCATGATTGCAGATGAG GATACTGTAACTGGATTTTTGCTGGCTGGAGTGGGTAATGTTGATTTGCGGAGAAAAACAAACTATCTTATTGTTGATTCAA AAACTACGGTGAAAGCAATTGAAGATGCATTCAAAGAGTTTACAACAAAGGAAGACATTGCCATTGTTTTAATCAGTCAATAC GTTGCGAACATGATAAGGTTCTTAGTTGACAGCTACAACAAGCCAATTCCAGCAATATTGGAGATTCCTTCTAAGGACCATCCGTATGACCCTGCTCATGATTCAGTTCTTTCACGAGTGAAAAACCTTTTCTCTGCAGAGTCCGTTGCATCTGGAAGGCGTTGA
- the LOC102614415 gene encoding GDP-mannose 3,5-epimerase 1: MGSSEGTYGAYTYEELEREPYWPSEKLRISVTGAGGFIASHIARRLKSEGHYIIASDWKKNEHMTEDMFCHEFHLVDLRVMDNCLKVTKGVDHVFNLAADMGGMGFIQSNHSVIMYNNTMISFNMLEASRISGVKRFFYASSACIYPEFKQLETNVSLKESDAWPAEPQDAYGLEKLASEELCKHYTKDFGIECRVGRFHNIYGPFGTWKGGREKAPAAFCRKALTSTDKFEMWGDGLQTRSFTFIDECVEGVLRLTKSDFREPVNIGSDEMVSMNEMAEIVLSFEDKKLPIHHIPGPEGVRGRNSDNTLIKEKLGWAPSMKLKDGLRITYFWIKEQIEKEKTQGIDLSVYGSSKVVGTQAPVQLGSLRAADGKE; encoded by the exons ATGGGAAGTTCTGAAGGAACCTATGGTGCATACACCTATGAGGAGCTTGAGAGGGAACCTTACTGGCCTTCTGAGAAGCTCCGAATTTCTGTCACTGGGGCAGGTGGTTTTATTGCCTCCCACATTGCTCGGCGTCTGAAGAGTGAAGGCCATTACATTATTGCCTCTGACTGGAAGAAGAATGAGCACATGACTGAGGATATGTTCTGTCATGAATTCCACCTTGTTGACCTTAGGGTCATGGACAATTGCTTGAAAGTTACTAAGGGGGTTGACCATGTGTTTAACCTTGCTGCTGATATGGGTGGTATGGGCTTTATTCAGTCCAACCACTCTGTTATCATGTATAACAATACCATGATCAGCTTCAACATGCTTGAGGCTTCTAGGATCAGTGGAGTAAAGAGGTTTTTCTATGCCTCCAGTGCCTGCATCTATCCCGAATTTAAGCAGCTGGAAACTAACGTAAGCTTGAAGGAGTCTGATGCCTGGCCCGCTGAG CCTCAAGATGCTTATGGCTTGGAGAAGCTTGCAAGTGAGGAGTTGTGTAAGCACTACACGAAAGACTTTGGAATTGAGTGTCGTGTTGGAAGATTCCACAATATTTATGGGCCTTTTGGAACATGGAAAG GTGGAAGGGAAAAAGCTCCTGCTGCTTTTTGCCGAAAGGCTCTTACTTCAACTGACAAGTTTGAGATGTGGGGAGATGGACTTCAAACTCGATCTTTCACCTTCATTGATGAATGTGTTGAAGGTGTGCTCAG ATTGACGAAGTCAGACTTCCGTGAGCCAGTGAACATTGGTAGTGATGAGATGGTTAGCATGAATGAGATGGCTGAGATTGTTCTTAGCTTTGAGGACAAGAAGCTACCTATCCACCACATTCCTGGCCCTGAGGGTGTCCGCGGTCGTAATTCAGACAACACACTGATCAAAGAGAAGCTTGGTTGGGCACCATCAATGAAGTTGAAG GATGGGCTGAGAATTACATATTTCTGGATCAAGGAACAGATTGAGAAGGAGAAGACTCAAGGTATTGACCTATCTGTTTATGGATCATCGAAGGTGGTAGGAACTCAAGCTCCAGTTCAGTTAGGCTCACTTCGTGCTGCTGATGGCAAAGAATGA
- the LOC102614133 gene encoding uncharacterized protein LOC102614133 — translation MSAGGLTVVDGTQLRSLSHPLALPISDGSTVTGAQLLDFAENEASSSLFGLSLPQNLKSTALKHIAGSDNDVTFRIKDFDRDHASRLASDYITAIADELKDDPLVVSVLDGNTLKLFLEDEDDFAMLAENLFTDLDTEDKGKVCKGEISNALGHMGVELGVPPFSEFPQLNDILKKHGAEGEEELGQAQFAELLQQVLQDIADALAEKHIIIIQNIKIINGSKLRMLLADELQLNGVIEKMLKEKKNLEGDRMSTTIIRGFLEKNWKDIGLPPSEANEAVVLLYDAVFADTDNSKNVVETEDEFREHVKDILEKFAEQLDANPVYHDFEN, via the exons ATGTCCGCCGGAGGCTTAACGGTCGTCGACGGGACCCAGCTCCGATCACTCTCTCATCCCCTCGCCCTCCCCATCTCCGACGGCAGCACCGTCACTGGAGCTCAGCTCCTCGATTTCGCTGAAAACGAAGCATCTTCCTCTCTTTTCGGCCTCTCATTGCCTCAAAACCTCAAGTCAACCGCTCTAAAACATATTGCCGGCTCCGACAATGACGTCACTTTCAGAATCAAGGATTTTGATAGAGATCACGCCTCCAGGCTAGCCTCAGATTACATCACTGCCATCGCCGATGAACTCAAAG ATGATCCGCTAGTGGTGTCCGTATTGGATGGGAACACACTGAAGTTGTTTTTGGAGGATGAAGATGATTTCGCCATGTTAGCCGAAAATCTGTTCACTGATCTGGATACTGAAGATAAGGGCAAGGTTTGCAAAGGCGAGATAAGCAATGCGCTTGGTCATATGGGAGTTGAATTGGGTGTCCCTCCGTTTTCAG AATTTCCTCAGCTAAATGACATCTTGAAGAAACATGGAGCTGAAGGGGAGGAAGAGTTGGGCCAAGCACAATTCGCTGAATTACTGCAGCAAGTGCTACAAGATATCGCTGATGCATTGGCTGAGAAGcatatcatcatcattcagAACATCAAGATCATTAATGGTTCCAAGCTTCGAATG CTTTTGGCAGATGAATTGCAACTGAATGGTGTCATTGAGAAGATgctaaaggaaaagaaaaacttggAGGGTGATCGAATGAGTACAACTATAATCAGGGGTTTCCTTGAGAAAAATTGGAAAGATATTGGCTTGCCACCTTCAGAAGCCAATGAAGCAGTGGTTCTTCTTTATGATGCTGTATTTGCAGATACTGATAACAGTAAGAATGTTGTGGAAACGGAGGATGAGTTTAGGGAACACGTGAAGGACATTCTGGAGAAATTTGCAGAGCAGCTTGATGCCAACCCCGTTTAtcatgattttgaaaattga